The following proteins are encoded in a genomic region of Sphingopyxis macrogoltabida:
- a CDS encoding helix-turn-helix domain-containing protein, translated as MTIVQNQAAWEVNSRRRGAAAIGACLPKLGMVETERLTMITFMEDPLDRARHAARVSKMMRAFGHTGAENAGRERRRKLLDIIETFARMPPVTIDVPRIVWRDLYDAAASIAAMNIDWDSRCGPLIAASNDHLKCRIGWTAARKNIRRLAEYGLIIPHCLAGNGKRFLGSRDSEDRSDASGWSLAPLLLLEDYLTQLAATEKALAAQNLILPNQIRRATSSAYRLLRPFEQGHLWADKARKKLDAIAAARRTYQRRKGSMDAIAVLGRLAEVATRLLDRLSERISLDDIASLTPSGDTRVRRDGHHQYSPEEALESVYGLAEGACRREPDDVRTTPDADRVKQETADACQNAQVSADANDVYGIHRSGFVWAEAPALFPFIDGMVEIGTRPGLTELHEVARVCQIGQATAARASATLGTGIALLCALITGHHLANGQIRKTPDAYMQALVRRARSGELNLGHTLLGRRKAVCGQGDTRASKMRISLRSSLH; from the coding sequence ATGACTATTGTCCAGAATCAGGCAGCTTGGGAGGTGAATAGCCGCCGCCGGGGAGCCGCAGCGATCGGTGCCTGTCTGCCAAAACTGGGGATGGTCGAGACTGAACGGCTGACCATGATCACTTTCATGGAAGACCCGCTAGATCGGGCGAGACATGCAGCGCGCGTCAGCAAGATGATGCGAGCGTTCGGACATACCGGGGCCGAAAACGCAGGCAGAGAGCGTAGGCGCAAACTGCTCGATATCATCGAGACCTTCGCGAGAATGCCGCCCGTGACGATCGATGTTCCGAGGATCGTCTGGCGCGATCTTTACGATGCCGCCGCGAGCATCGCGGCCATGAATATCGACTGGGACAGCCGCTGCGGCCCGCTCATTGCCGCCTCGAACGACCATCTCAAATGCCGGATCGGATGGACCGCCGCGCGCAAGAACATCAGGCGCCTTGCCGAATACGGCCTGATCATCCCCCATTGCCTCGCCGGCAACGGCAAGCGATTTCTTGGGTCACGAGACAGCGAGGATCGCTCCGACGCATCAGGATGGTCGCTGGCGCCGCTACTCCTCCTTGAGGATTACCTCACACAGCTGGCCGCCACCGAGAAGGCCTTGGCCGCGCAAAACCTGATCCTGCCCAACCAAATTCGAAGGGCAACAAGCAGCGCGTACCGGCTGCTGCGGCCGTTCGAGCAGGGCCACCTTTGGGCTGACAAGGCCAGAAAGAAGCTCGATGCGATCGCTGCGGCGCGGCGCACATACCAGAGGCGGAAAGGATCCATGGACGCGATCGCAGTGCTCGGCCGCCTCGCCGAGGTCGCGACCCGGCTGCTTGATCGGTTGTCAGAGCGCATATCGCTCGACGACATTGCGTCGCTGACACCTTCCGGGGACACTAGGGTGCGCCGGGATGGCCACCATCAATACAGCCCTGAAGAAGCTCTTGAATCTGTATACGGCTTGGCAGAGGGCGCTTGCCGACGGGAACCTGATGACGTTCGAACCACGCCTGATGCCGACAGGGTAAAGCAAGAAACAGCCGATGCTTGTCAGAACGCGCAGGTCTCGGCCGACGCGAATGATGTCTACGGCATCCATCGATCGGGGTTCGTTTGGGCCGAAGCCCCTGCCCTCTTCCCCTTTATCGACGGCATGGTCGAAATTGGAACCCGACCGGGCCTGACCGAGCTCCACGAGGTCGCCCGCGTCTGCCAGATAGGTCAAGCTACGGCAGCGCGGGCAAGTGCGACACTGGGCACAGGGATCGCACTCCTGTGCGCGCTGATCACCGGGCATCACCTGGCCAACGGACAAATCCGCAAGACGCCCGATGCATACATGCAGGCGCTGGTGCGGCGCGCCCGCAGCGGTGAGCTCAATCTCGGCCACACGCTGCTCGGCCGCAGAAAGGCAGTATGCGGCCAGGGGGATACAAGAGCTTCGAAAATGCGTATCTCTCTTCGATCATCGCTGCACTAG
- the traL gene encoding type IV conjugative transfer system protein TraL, whose product MDQYSIPKHLDDPELIGFWTLDEFLVMVIPFTWGILAQHVVIGLLLALAAWFGYRKVKAGRSMHWVLHFAYWHLPGEFFGLKVAPPSHLRVMAG is encoded by the coding sequence TTGGACCAGTATTCGATCCCAAAACATCTCGACGATCCAGAACTGATCGGGTTCTGGACCCTCGATGAATTCCTGGTGATGGTCATACCCTTCACCTGGGGCATCCTCGCTCAGCACGTTGTCATCGGGCTCCTTTTGGCCCTGGCTGCGTGGTTCGGCTATCGCAAAGTCAAAGCTGGGCGTTCGATGCATTGGGTCCTGCATTTTGCCTATTGGCATTTGCCGGGAGAATTCTTCGGTCTGAAGGTCGCTCCGCCATCTCATCTTCGTGTGATGGCGGGCTGA